CGTCATCAAAAGGCGCGAACAAAGCCATAGTTACCGAATCTAAACACATTTTTTTTGCGTAATTAGCCGATTGCGTCTTACCTTGAACTAATTTAGGATAGTTTTGAAAACTTTTAACTTCAATTATGCCTTTTTTATCTTTGCATTTAAGATGCAAATCAACTTTTCCGTTGCCTGTGGGAAATTCTGGGCTAATAATGCAAGAATCAAGTAAAGCTTCTTTTAACCAGGCATAAAGATGAAAATGACCTACAGCTTCGGTTAAATGTAAGTCAGTTCTTCTTGGCTGTTCTTTCCAAGTATTTATGCCGCGTGCTTTTAAGCGTTTTAAATAATCTTTATATCGTTCAAGCAGGTTTGGAACATTGATTTCTTTATTTTCAAAAACATCTGATAAATCGTCTAATGGGGTTAACGCAGTAATCGGCATTTTATCGCCAATAATGTCAATAGTTAAAGCATTATAAAGACAGGCTTGAACATAAGGAGATGAAAATCTGCATACATAATTTTCTTTACCGTTTGAGTCTATATTTATCTGCTCATCAATAATTCCATTGAAATATAAATAACTGCACCAATCGCTCCATATACTAAATGAAATATTAGGTTTAGTGAATAGTTCAGTTACGTAATTTAAATATTCGCCTTTTGCTTTTTTAATTAGATTTAATACAGAATTATTCCATTCTTTATAAACAGCCGCTTCAAATACATTTTCCCAATCATTAATATTAATTATTTTTTGGGTTTCTGGATTATATGTTTCAGTTAAAAGCTCTCCAAACCAAC
This genomic interval from Desulfobacterales bacterium contains the following:
- a CDS encoding ATP-binding protein; this translates as MRKFNSYGPVDEKKDFTVHRQDLIKTCRNNLIGDIDGGHYFTIWAQRQTGKTWLMRRVKEEIEVKYPDKFVIGTMSAQRVIFRQNDSDESFFRQLSNLFKLCFNIEIPMIQNWDDWINFFLTGKIFNRPVILFIDEFDKLPPNIIDNMLTLFREMYLNRENYCLHGLALIGVLGVESERGSPFNIQRSLHIPNFVKDEVIDLYQQYQNESGQKIDSSVVEKIFESTRGQPGLVCWFGELLTETYNPETQKIININDWENVFEAAVYKEWNNSVLNLIKKAKGEYLNYVTELFTKPNISFSIWSDWCSYLYFNGIIDEQINIDSNGKENYVCRFSSPYVQACLYNALTIDIIGDKMPITALTPLDDLSDVFENKEINVPNLLERYKDYLKRLKARGINTWKEQPRRTDLHLTEAVGHFHLYAWLKEALLDSCIISPEFPTGNGKVDLHLKCKDKKGIIEVKSFQNYPKLVQGKTQSANYAKKMCLDSVTMALFAPFDDESIIEKLSTQEIIDGVKVTVVTIAWT